In a single window of the Phocoena sinus isolate mPhoSin1 chromosome 7, mPhoSin1.pri, whole genome shotgun sequence genome:
- the LOC116756819 gene encoding LOW QUALITY PROTEIN: uncharacterized protein LOC116756819 (The sequence of the model RefSeq protein was modified relative to this genomic sequence to represent the inferred CDS: inserted 3 bases in 2 codons; deleted 2 bases in 1 codon; substituted 1 base at 1 genomic stop codon), translating to MGRFVRTPFASLKAVGTMRKAAGGGRGFRSPAGLGFGEKPACGPKSSRDMTGQTSDSAPRSHQSGDLGAEDQFPYEDKTINKLSSDVEWLSLQGTVPAGSPARDECAGDGVLVSSTSPLPALRDRKLEDYWAGPVAPGVLEFSPARETARERAQASPRMRIPPHPPEEPPRGPVAVAALGGPRARTFPPMVLELSYELPRASALKRTEIELQNRIGSRETVHVYISFMLPLDNSGPFTTAADVXASTYTLKETLKSQQPENHLPGGAAGIPLPSSSSCKSSDPRKGWLCTLARVRVVHEAEVDLAQSREMGLPPASPPPRFPSLAQRGSVDLKGQRRGKPKLCRDRAVRGXAAGGRPPQRAEKLKRTGPEAPXTLGPRWRYGREARRVAPLRVAPPRAARLRRRPRPRAAAAAAPSRARGRALGPVLEPADNPSDDDREERQDAGHRQADGPHGRRQGQTGCRGRIRGRPAPRGGPAAPVVVDEDEAGEEQHHHGEEGEDDAHAARGERGALAVLAALVGARGAQAGAGAWSSGRVLGGRRRPRRGRGGRRGRGGRWVACGQRQEAVLGQRVVRGA from the exons ATGGGAAGGTTTGTCAGGACACCTTTTGCGTCTTTGAAAGCCGTGGGGACAATGCGGAAGGCGGCGGGAGGCGGGAGAGGGTTTCGGAGCCCCGCGGGGCTGGGATTCGGGGAGAAGCCGGCTTGCGGACCAAAAAGCAGCAGAGATATGACGGGACAGACAAGCGACTCCGCGCCCCGCAGCCACC AATCCGGAGACTTAGGGGCTGAAGACCAGTTTCCATACGAAGACAAAACAATTAACAAGCTAAGCAGCGATGTCGAGTGGCTGAGTTTGCAAGGCACCGTGCCAGCTGGTTCCCCCGCGCGCGACGAATGCGCCGGTGACGGCGTCCTTGTGTCTTCGACTTCTCCCCTGCCTGCACTTCGGGATCGCAAGCTTGAAGATTACTGGGCTGGG CCTGTCGCCCCGGGCGTCCTCGAGTTCTCTCCAGCCCGGGAGACTGCGCGGGAGCGGGCACAGGCCAGCCCCAGGATGCGGATTCCACCCCACCCGCCCGAGGAGCCTCCCCGGGGACCTGTCGCGGTGGCTGCCCTCGGCGGTCCCCGCGCCCGCACTTTCCCCCCGATGGTCCTTGAGCTCAGCTACGAGCTACCTCGGGCGTCCGCGTTAAAACGCACAGAAATCGAG TTACAAAATCGGATAG gaagcagagaaaccGTTCACGTTTACATCTCATTCATGCTTCCTCTGGACAATTCAGGTCCATTCACAACTGCTGCAGACGT AGCTAGCACCTATACCCTTAAAGAAACTCTCAAGTCACAGCAGCCAGAAAACCATCTTCCAGGCGGGGCAGCGGGCATCccactg ccttcctcctcttcttgcAAATCCTCGGACCCCAGGAAGGGATGGCTGTGCACTCTGGCGAGGGTGAGGGTGGTGCATGAAGCGGAAGTTGACCTTGCACAGTCCAGGGAGATGGGACTGCCACCAGCATCCCCGCCTCCTCGGTTTCCTTCTCTGGCCCAGCGCGGAAGCGTGGACTTGAAAGGCCAGAGACGCGGAAAACCAAAGCTCTGCCGTGACCGGGCGGTGAGGGGGTGAGCGGCCGGGGGCCGCCCTCCGCAGAGGGCGGAGAAGCTCAAGCGCACCGGGCCAGAGGCCC TTACTCTCGGACCGCGCTGGAGATATGGGAGGGAGGCCAGGCGTGTGGCCCCACTACGTGTCGCTCCTCCGCGCGCCGcccgcctccgccgccgcccgcgccctcgggccgccgccgccgccgcccccagcCGAGCCCGTGGCCGCGCCCTCGGGCCGGTACTTGAGCCAGCAGATAACCCAAGTGACGACGACCGAGAAGAGCGCCAGGATGCTGGCCACCGACAGGCAGATGGGCCCCACGGGCGAAGGCAAGGGCAAACCGGCTGCCGGGGCCGCATCAGGGGACGTCCCGCCCCCCGGGGGGGGCCCGCCGCCCCCGTAGTGGTTGACGAAGATGAGGCCGGTGAAGAGCAGCACCACcatggagaggaaggagaagacgACGCACACGCAGCCCGCGGTGAGCGCGGCGCGCTTGCAGTTCTGGCAGCTCTCGTAGGAGCCCGGGGCGCGCAGGCCGGCGCTGGAGCTTGGTCCTCGGGCCGCGTCCTCGGCGGCCGCCGGCGGCcgcggcggggccggggcgggcgACGGGGCCGCGGCGGGCGCTGGGTGGCGTGCGGGCAGCGGCAGGAGGCGGTCCTGGGGCAGCGGGTCGTGCGCGGCGCGTAG